The stretch of DNA CGGGCATGCTTTCCCTCGCCTTTTCCGGCAACACCACCATGAAGTAGGCGCCCGCATTTGTCCCTTTTCCGGTGACAGTCACCTCCTTGAGCAATCGTACCCGGCCATGGCCTCGCTCATACTCCGCTATCAACTCCCCAAGAGCCCGAACCGCGCAATCATAAGCATCACGGGGGATTGTCTGCCAGAGAACTCCCACAGTAACAGCGGCAAGCGTGTCTCCGGCGGTGGACTTGTGAGCGACCACCAGCGGCACTACGTTGTTGAGCACAGTACGCGCCGGATTCTCTGGTGGCAGACTATCTGGTCTGCGCAGGAGCTGCATCTGCCACCCTTCCGGTGGTACCTTGAAACTCAGTCCGTCAATAGTGTCGTAAAAGTACTGCCCGCGCACCTCCACCACTGATCCAGAGGGAACAGAGGGTTCCTGGCTACGCAGGGCCGCCTGCTTCTCAAAGGTTCGCAAGTAATGGACCAGGAGAATAACTACACCAAGACTCAGTATGAGCAACCCGGCCGGCACAAGACTGCTGCGTCTCATGGGCACCTCACCAGTGTGTTCCAGCCGATTCGCGTGTTTCGCTCCTTTCTGCTCGGTTTCTAAGCGAATTGCAAATAGAGTGGGGACCATGCCCGACTGGGTATGGAGGTACTGAACCGGCGCAATTCGGTCAGGTTCCATCCCGGAGTGGCACCTCTTCGCGTGGCGACCAGGGCGCCCAGGGCATTGGCGAACCGCGCGATCTCCCGCAGGTGTGCACCTTCCAGAAGCTTCACCACCAGGCCTGCGGCAAACGCGTCTCCTGCCCCGGTGGTGTCCTCAACCTCGACCACCAACCCTGGCTCATAGACCACCTCGGTCCTATTCGCCAGCACGCATCCTTCATGCCCCAGGGTGAGGGCCACCACCTGGAGGTCGAACTCTTCTGCCAGGAAGCGGAGAAAAAGCGCTGGTTGGCTGTCGTCAAAGCCAAAAGCCTCGCTCAGTAGATGACGTTCTTCATCATTGAGCTTGAGCACGTCGGCCAAAGGCATGGAGTCGAGCACCAAGCGGCGGGTCATCTCATCCCAACCCCGGATGTTCACATCATACACGCGCAACGCCTTTGTGCACTGACTGAGGAACTCCCGAATCGCATTCCTGCTCTGCTCGTTGCGCTGCGCCAGGGTGCCAAAGAGGACGGCGTCAACAAGACCGTACAGCGTTTGCCATTGAGGAGCCGGTTCGAGATAGTCAAACGCCACATCATCTGAACAGTGAAACCTCGGGACCCCCTGACGGTCCAGGCTCACCTTTACCGTACCGGTAGGGTGATTCACATCCCGCTGGATCCACCTCGTCTCCAGACCAGCCATGGAGAGCCGGTCCAGCAATTCGTCCCCAGAGCTATCGCGCCCCACGCGGCTGATAATGTAGGCGTCGTGTCCCAGGTGGTGCACATGGTAAGCAAAATTAGCAGGTGCTCCCCCCGGAAACTTCTCGTCCCCGTAGAGATCCCATAACACCTCGCCTATGCCGACAATGAGCTTCCTCGCCGGTGCACCCCGTCGCTGAGTTTGCTTCTTACCCACGGTTACCCCCGTATGCTGTCATTCGCTCCTTCCTCTTCCTTGCTACCGATGCTATTCCCGTGTGGCTTCCCCCAGGCCTGACGCATGCAAAAGTAATAAATTTGTCCCCCATTTGCAAGCATTTTGCCACCTGCCAACAGGATGGTCAAAATTCATCATTCCATGTTGGTGGCTGAGAGTCGAATGGCCTTGCGCGCATCGGAGACGAAAGGCTCCCATGTGACCGTGCCTGCCCTGCGCAAAGCCCTTCTCGCTACGCTATGCGCCTCTCGGTACGCGAGGAAACCCGCCCGCCTGGGCAGCCTCTACTGCCTGGAGAACAAAGGGCATCGTCGCTTGTGGCACTAGCCAGGCCCGCTCACCTCCCCTGCTACGGGCGTACGTACTCGGGGACCCGCGCTGTTCTCGTTGGTGCGCCTCTCGACCTGCGCGCCGCCGTGGCCGACACGCCTGCACTTCCAACTCCCCGATGATTGCTCTGCCTCGAGAAGCAGCGACCAGCCCAGAGTTTCTTTCCGACCGCGCGGAAACTCCACTAAAGGCACAATGTTTGAGCTCAGAGGCTCCTGCGCGTTTTCTCCTTGACTATGTCGCCCCCATTTCGTAAAATGAGCAGTGCATCGTGTGGACTTGCGCGGAGGAGGTACGTATCCATGAGCTGTCACGCACATATGCGAAGGGCCTCCACAGCTTTCGTCGTTCCTATTCTGGGAGTGCTGCTTGCCGCGGGTTGCCAAGGGCCAAAACAAAAACGTGCTGCGATTACCGTGGTCGTCAAAAACGCCCGGGTGTGGACCGGGTGCACGGCCGTACCGTGGGCGGAGGCCCTGGCGGTAGCCGGGGATCGCATCGCGGCGGTGGGAACCACAGAGCGCGTCTTAGCTCTGGCATGTCCCTCCAGTGAGATCATTGACGCACAGGGGAACTTGGTCGTTCCGGGTTTTATAGACTGCCATGTACACTTTCTTGAAGGCGGGTTCCACCTTTCTTCAGTACAGCTCCGAGACGCAGCTACTCCCGCCGAGTTTATCCACCGCATCAAGGCATACGCAGAGGAGGTAGGACCGGGGGTTTGGATCACGGGCGGTGACTGGGACCATGCGCTGTGGGGAGGGCGGCTCCCCACGCACGAATGGATCGACTCGGTCTCCTCGCGCAATCCGGTGTGGGTAAGTCGCTTGGATGGCCACATGGCCCTGGCCAACCGACTGGCAATGCAGATAGCCGGCATACATGCCGCTACTCCAGATGTCGAGGGTGGCACCATCGTACGGGACGCCGAGGGGAACCCCACAGGCATCTTCAAGGACAATGCCATGGGCCTCATCGACCGGATGGTGCCGAGTCCGGACCTGAGGCAAAAGGAGCGCGCCCTCGTGGCGGCAATGGAATACGTGGCAAGTCAAGGTGTGACAACGGTGCACCAGATGGGGACCTGGGAGGACCTGGAGGTCTTCGAGCACGCCCATGCAACCGGAAGCCTGCTCACCCGCATCTACGCGGCCGTCCCTTTGGCAAGCGCGAGTCAGCTGGCTGCACGCGTGCGCCAGGGCGGTCGTGGCGACGAGTGGCTGCGCATCGGCATGCTCAAAGGCTTTGTGGATGGTTCGCTGGGCTCGCACACCGCCGCCTTCTTCGAACCCTATAGCGACGCCCCAACGGACTCCGGGCTGTTGGTGAACACGCCGGAGGACCTCTACCGCTGGATCAGCCAGGCTGACTCTGCCGGCCTGCAGGTGGCGGTCCACGCCATTGGTGACCGGGCAAATGCTCTGTTGCTGGATATCTATGCGCGAGTGGTGGCGGAGCGTGGGCCACGTGATCGCCGCTTCCGCATCGAGCACGCCCAACATCTGCGACCGTGTGACATCCCCCGCTTCTCACAACTGGGCGTCATTGCCAGCATGCAACCCTACCACGCCATTGATGATGGCAGATGGGCCGAGGGAGTCATCGGGCCACAGCGCTGCAAGACCACATACGCCTTCCGCTCCCTGCATGATCAGGGCGCACGGGTAGTTTTCGGCAGCGACTGGTACGTGGCACCCCCCTCGCCACTGCTGGGCATTTACGCAGCGGTCACCCGGCGCACCATCGACGGGAAGAACCCGGACGGATGGATCCCGGAACAGAAGATCACCGTCGAGGAGGCGCTCCGTGCCTACACGGTGCAAGCGGCCTACGCTTCGTTCGAGGAAGGACTCAAGGGGAGTATCGAGC from candidate division KSB1 bacterium encodes:
- a CDS encoding carbohydrate kinase encodes the protein MGKKQTQRRGAPARKLIVGIGEVLWDLYGDEKFPGGAPANFAYHVHHLGHDAYIISRVGRDSSGDELLDRLSMAGLETRWIQRDVNHPTGTVKVSLDRQGVPRFHCSDDVAFDYLEPAPQWQTLYGLVDAVLFGTLAQRNEQSRNAIREFLSQCTKALRVYDVNIRGWDEMTRRLVLDSMPLADVLKLNDEERHLLSEAFGFDDSQPALFLRFLAEEFDLQVVALTLGHEGCVLANRTEVVYEPGLVVEVEDTTGAGDAFAAGLVVKLLEGAHLREIARFANALGALVATRRGATPGWNLTELRRFSTSIPSRAWSPLYLQFA
- a CDS encoding amidohydrolase gives rise to the protein MSCHAHMRRASTAFVVPILGVLLAAGCQGPKQKRAAITVVVKNARVWTGCTAVPWAEALAVAGDRIAAVGTTERVLALACPSSEIIDAQGNLVVPGFIDCHVHFLEGGFHLSSVQLRDAATPAEFIHRIKAYAEEVGPGVWITGGDWDHALWGGRLPTHEWIDSVSSRNPVWVSRLDGHMALANRLAMQIAGIHAATPDVEGGTIVRDAEGNPTGIFKDNAMGLIDRMVPSPDLRQKERALVAAMEYVASQGVTTVHQMGTWEDLEVFEHAHATGSLLTRIYAAVPLASASQLAARVRQGGRGDEWLRIGMLKGFVDGSLGSHTAAFFEPYSDAPTDSGLLVNTPEDLYRWISQADSAGLQVAVHAIGDRANALLLDIYARVVAERGPRDRRFRIEHAQHLRPCDIPRFSQLGVIASMQPYHAIDDGRWAEGVIGPQRCKTTYAFRSLHDQGARVVFGSDWYVAPPSPLLGIYAAVTRRTIDGKNPDGWIPEQKITVEEALRAYTVQAAYASFEEGLKGSIEPGKLADFVILDRDITRIPPEEIFQARVLMTVVGGKVVFRAQ